In Oncorhynchus tshawytscha isolate Ot180627B linkage group LG28, Otsh_v2.0, whole genome shotgun sequence, a genomic segment contains:
- the LOC112227237 gene encoding tetratricopeptide repeat protein 19, mitochondrial-like isoform X2, with amino-acid sequence MYFKMALLAVTRAFFTNRNQIKQCMSEGFRNLSLGSRVHARTQSLKCLKRTTSQSYAIHATVHRRSPLYRSCESNGDENSRATSNWTYAMGSVIAFSLFSKAEEDTRTDAQKKEDEIILLLKRAKLSMMRGQLHGANGFLHQAIALAHQTNNTQAIIYTYSLMANLAYVQGQLDNAEKLFKVAMSFMLSGGTPQDDNGVIEMSLKLATIYAGQEKNDLAEMGFQFCTESLETKLEKFKELPAEEQSEELRKETRLLLGLTLDSHARYMVAIHRLSQAVVDYKQALLICQEEQGETHPQVPVGQEEQGETRPQVLVVQGETRPQVLDVQEEQGETRPQVLVVQEEQGETRPQVPGRAGRDPPTED; translated from the exons ATGTATTTTAAAATGGCGTTACTCGCTGTCACTCGTGCATTCTTTACTAATAGGAATCAAATAAAGCAATGTATGTCAGAGGGCTTCCGCAACCTGTCTTTAGGTAGTCGAGTTCATGCGAGGACACAATCATTGAAATGTCTGAAAAGGACGACTTCTCAATCGTATGCTATCCATGCTACTGTGCACAGAAGGTCACCGCTATACCGCAGCTGCGAAAGCAATGGCGATGAAAATAGTCGTGCTACTAGTAACTGGACTTATGCAATGGGGAGTGTAATTG CGTTCTCTCTCTTCAGCAAAGCTGAGGAGGACACCAGAACTGATGCCCAGAAGAAAGAAGATGAGATTATTTTACTTTTGAAGAGAGCCAAG CTCAGTATGATGCGGGGGCAGTTGCATGGAGCCAATGGATTCCTCCACCAGGCCATCGCGCTGGCCCACCAGACTAACAATACACAAGCTATCATCTACACCTACAGCTTG ATGGCGAACCTTGCCTATGTCCAAGGTCAGCTGGATAAT GCAGAGAAACTGTTCAAAGTGGCAATGAGTTTCATGTTGTCCGGAGGAACACCACAG GATGACAATGGGGTCATTGAGATGTCCTTGAAGCTCGCTACCATATATGCCGGCCAGGAGAA GAATGACTTGGCAGAGATGGGTTTCCAGTTTTGCACTGAATCCCTTGAAACCAAGTTGGAGAAATTCAAGGAACTTCCTGCTGAGGAGCAATCGG agGAGTTGCGGAAGGAGACCCGGCTCCTACTGGGCCTGACCCTGGACTCCCACGCCCGCTACATGGTCGCTATACACCGCCTGAGCCAGGCGGTGGTGGACTACAAGCAAGCCTTGCTGATCTGTCAGGAAGAGCAGGGAGAGACCCACCCACAGGTACCAGTTGGCCAGGAAGAGCAGGGAGAGACCCGCCCACAGGTACTAGTTGTCCAAGGAGAGACCCGCCCACAG GTACTAGATGTCCAGGAAGAGCAGGGAGAGACCCGCCCACAGGTACTAGTTGTCCAGGAAGAGCAGGGAGAGACCCGCCCACAGGTACCAGGAAGAGCAGGGAGAGACCCGCCCACAGAAGACTGA